GGTTCATTATAGGGATCATGCAGGTGGGAACGAGAAGATGAAGCAGTTGGTGCCAGGGATAAAAGTCTTTGGTGGATCAAAAGACTCCGTCAAAGGTTGCACGGATAATTTAGAGAACGGGGATAAGCTGCCTCTGGGGCCGGATATGGAGATACTGGCGCTCCACACACCATGGTATGGGGTCACTCCTGTTGTATCACATCTTGCTCTCCATACCCTGTATTCCTGTGTGATCTATGCATTCTTACTTGATTGTTTGTGCGTACTATGAGGCGACAAGATAAAATCAAAAGCACAACCTTATGTCGGTCTCATTTGAGAAACTATTATTGGACAGTGATCTAGCACATGTAGAATTGCAGGACTGCCACATGTTGACTGATTCTGAGACATAGGATAGCAAGTTGTTTAATTCACATATGGAGGAAAACATAGGCTGCGTTTGGTAACACATTTGCATTTCTAATCAGTGGTTGGAGAAAGGGGTTTGAATAAACGTGCAGTTATGGAATACTCCGAGTGTTTAGTAAACAACATAtgaaaactatattttaaatgtgcattgTCGTAAATTttgtttagtaaaattatatttcaaaagttcattaaatatttttgataaatttacCTTTCTAATATTCTTAATATTTGttcaaaagtgaatatatatatatatatatatatatatatattcattaaattaataagtaaataatatatgtaatcttataaaaatttaGTATGGCCCaaacatataataaataaataaataaaattttatcttatagaaaatataaatcaacTTGGTTTATCACTAAATCATTTTGGTAATAtttaattttagataaagttatAGGGTACTTTTggaattttaaaaattacattagcATCCTTCAAATGTTGAAATGCTAATGCTACCTTGAGGTAGCATCGGCATTTGAGCATTTTCAATGCAGCATCCAGGTTAGATGCaatttgaaaaaaatttaaacaAATATCGATTCACATGACATGTGTATTGGGCCCTCAatgtatatttcaaatgtgttctCAAACAGACCCTTAGAATTGAAAATATAAATGAATCATTTTGACAGCCCGAGGACATAAGATAAACAGACTTCAAAACCAGCAAATAGTATGATGACATTGTTAATTAATTGTCCTTGAGCTACTTTTATCGAGAACTAAGAAAAACTTTGATTGAACAAACATTTTCTTGCACTGCCTCAAGTTCGTAAGTGAATTATACATTATAATTATTGGTGGTTTGTGCTAGATAAACTGGAACGTGAAGAATATCTATATCTTTGGTCATGAAGCTGAAAGGAATTATTGAGCTTTAGTTTCTGATTAACATGACAGGCAAACCATAATATGTGATGTCATAAGCAACTATTGGTGATGGCAACATATACCATCTGAGAACGACTTTGGTGATAATATGAATGTGAcaatacatattatttattaaaattaaacaTCCTAAGTTTTCATCGATTAAAGGGCAAAGCTTTCCACATTTGTCAAATGCACGTGTACGTTGAATGATAGTGCCAAGTCAATAAGATGGAATTCTGTACATAGCAGCAACATCTCCTCTCGGAAAATGTTGGTCGAGTTGGTCACTAGAAAAATGGTGAACTGTGGCGTCTTTGAGCTGGTCAATTCTCCTTGCATTCCCTCATGCATTTCCAGAACGAATGGTGCAGTAGCTCAGAACAAATAAAACCTCAGACAATTTAATAATCTTTATTTAGAGGTTTGAACCTGTCTTAGTCTGAGCTTCGAGTTGTCCATTTGCATCATCTAATCATTTCTTGCATCCTCTATGAGGAAGCACATTGTACCTTAAGATGCTTTTTAGTGATCACCGTTGATGCAGGATGAAAAAGTAAACTCAAGTCCTTGAATTATTTATATTACTCATAAAGGATGAAGATATAATCTATTAGTTGGTGTTGCTTTTTTCactcttttttcacttttttTGGTTCTCAACCTGAAAATGTACTTATGATCTGGTTTCATCAGCCACACCATGGGTCATATTAGCTATTACGTGACCAGTAAAGGGGAAGATCCAGCTGTCTTTACTGGAGACACATTGGTGAGTCGACATCATGTTCTTTGTTCTATAATGTGGATGCATTACACTCTGATAGATAACACTCTTTTATTCCTTTTGTTTTTCAGTTTATCGCTGGTTGTGGTAAGTTTTTCGAAGGCACTGCAGAACAGATGTATCAATCACTATGTGTGACATTGAGTTCACTGCCGAAGCCTACTCGTGTTTATTGTGGCCATGAGGTGTGCTTTTTCATAATCCTAATATCTAATATGAGAACCTTTTCCTTGGGATAGAATGGAATGAAGTCATGGACCTTAGAGTTTCTATTTCGATTCCTGGTTGGACTAGTCATGCCAAACGAGGTTGTTGAATATAGGTAATGGAAATAGTGTAGTCGAAGGTGCTTAAACACATCTAAGTTCGATGCATTCCAAAAAGTTAAAAAGGTCATTACTAGACTAATCCAGGAAATGCATGGATTGCAAATGTTAGCTGATTGTATTTGTTATGCAATTGATGAGATCTTGATTAGTGGGAAAATATATCCTTGGGAAAAATGTACATCAGATGATGTATGTATGATGCTGATTCCTTATAGTTGCTATAGAGCAGTGTGGTCAACATAAGCAGCAAATGTGGCATACAATTTGATTACAGCTGTAACTTGGTAATCTTCGATAAAACAGTTTATCATGTTTATCTCCCCTGTTATATCTGATAATACAGATATCTTCATGATACGTCATTCCATTTAATAAATCATTGTCTTGTGTATGTGACATATTTTTTGTTGCTATGATGTAGGAGGGAAACATGTCAATAGTACTgtgaaacatacatcattttattcTTAGATCTGTTGCAACTTCTAGTCTTTCCCTTATGCTTTTGTTGGGAAGAGATGATGAGGCTAAATCTGTGATTTCCTGCAGTACACGGTGAAGAACCTGCAGTTTGCGTCAACGGTTGAACCAGACAATGAAAATATATCACAGAAGCTATTATGGGCTCAAAATCAACGTAAAGAAGGCCAGCCTACCATTCCTTCGACAATTGACGAAGAACTACAAACCAATCCATTCATGCGGGTTGACTTACCTGAGATACaggttttttgctttctttttgatTCATTGTATTGCTTGAaggagggaaagaaaagaaaaagaaaaagaaacgggCATATTATGTTAAACTAGTGGCTGACTACATAAATTGCTAATCTGATACGGAGCTTGATTCTCCCAGCAATGGTCTTAAGCTGCCTCTTAGAAGATATAGATGTTTTTAAGCTAGTGAACTTTAGACTTAGAAGGTGTATCTACACAGCATGAATGAAAGAGTTAGCATTACCAGTATACTAGCTGTAAAATGAAATGGTGCATTTGATGAAGATAATTGATGGCTTTATTGCTAGAATTCAACTACCATACTGTCAGATGGACTGTTCATGGGATGTGAAATGAATTCGTCTTTTGAAGCTTGCACATTCAAGTCCTTAGCATTTTAGCATTGGATGCTTATGGCTGCGCATTCTTTTAGGTGACAGCATACGGTTATGAAACGGGAGCCTCGATGATGAGTGTGCTCTCAACATCATGTGTGCAATTTCCCGAGGGATAGAAATAATGTTAATGAATTGCATAAGATTTCTGGACATATGTGGAAGACAAAGCATATGAACTTTGTCCAACTCTGTTTTCCTGTATTACCGTTATTACTTCCATCTGCCATATCGACCATTGTCCTTTGTTTTGGTCATATTTCAAATATCTGGATTTAcatatttgttttatattctgGATCAGCTTATCAACTTGAACTCGGCAATTTGCAGGCTAGAGTCGGCTGTGGTACTCCAGTCGAGACGCTGAGGAAAATTAGGACAATGAAAGACAACTGGAGAGGCTGAAAAGGAGGAGATCAATCCTCCGAAGAGACGATCCAAAGAGTCTTTTGGGATATGGTAATGTGTTGTTAGAACAAGGACCATATTTTCTGTGGTTATAGAATCTTGCCCGAGACTGCAATAAATCACGGTGTGCGATTGTTCACGGAATATATCTCGATGAATTAATGTTGTGAGAGAATCCGAGATGTGTAGGCACTTGCAATCCCGAGAGTTGGTAATGGTCATCAAAGATGCTGAAATGCCAGGACAGTCATTTGGTTTTCTACCGAAAGCATCACAGCAAACTGAAACGACATGATTCTACATGAGCAGGGCTGGCACTACGGAGGTAATTGTCTTATGTTTGTCCTATCATAAAGCATTCTCTCTACATGAGCAGGGCTGGCACTACGGAGGTAATTGTCTTATCTTTAGAGGCGATACGAGTCACTGCTTGTGCTGCGTATGCATGCAACAATAGTCTGTGCGCTCTTCAATAGCCTCTATGGAAAACGTTGCACAAGCGAGGACGAGAGGGCCGCTTTTATTTGGAGCTTCTTTGGGCTAACGTGTCGGCAAGCCTCTCGGTGCTGGACTCAGCTTTGATGATCAACTACCGACAGCTTTGTGAACAGTTCATTAGTCATTTCTGAGCGGAAGAATCTTTTTGCCCTGCGAGCGGTGATCAACAATTAATTAGATTATGTGGACATCAATtcgtaaaatatttttctttgttaAATTTACTATAAGAAATCGATTAGATAATAACAATTAAGATTAATTATTGTttacttaaattttttatttatttttgtttcaaaATCAATTAGAGTATTGAGAATCTCACTCGACGTCCCGTACAGGATCACCCGAGCCACCTTCAACCTATGTGTATCAACTCGAACTACTACTAGATTGGACTGATCCTGTCATCATAAACTTCTTCTCTCACATTAAATACTAATGTGGAACAGATTACAACACAGTCTTCCAGCTCACGGCATCACATGGCAGTAAGCGCCATGGTAATAACAAACCCTTGTCTCTTCAGATGTAGGACCAATCTATGACACGTCGAGAGGATCGTCATGCCTGCAACTCCGCATAACGTGTTGCCCACGCTATGTTCTCCTTTGATGTCAACTTAGCGTCGAGCCCTGGAGTCGTGCACCGCCTCCCAAGCTCGAGCTTCGTCATAAACAAGAGCGTGATGTGAGCTGTTTACCGGAAGATGCAAGTGTATCAAGCCATAAATTTTGTTTAGTTGACTCAGGGATGGTCAAGGGAACCGCGTTTGCTTTATTTATGATCAACTTCCCCATTTTAGAAATATATCTTAACTTCTcacttattaattttcttttccGATGACCATAAATATCTACAATTTTTTTTCTCGACGATAGCTTTTCGAATAAATGGAAAAGTAACAAACTCTCCTCTTATGGCACAGTAAGGGACATGTGACTCATGTCAATCATATCTCCTAGTGTCAATTTCGTGACACCACTGTATATCATTGTCTCGAGAATAAAACGTTTCGTATCCAAATTATTATTTTCGTAGAAGAAGCCGTTTCCAGCACCCATCGCACGCCGACTTCCCGCGTTTCCCTCTATTTATATGATGCACCGCCCTCGGAAGCTTCTCTCACCCCTCGCCTCTCCTTCCTCTCTACCTCTCTTAGATCGCTTGCTGTTGTCCACGTGCAGACGCCATGGAGGGAGGGATGGCCGCGCACCGCCAGCTGCCGACGCCGGCCCCGACCCTTGGCCGGCCGTCGCCGTCCTTCCGGCTGCGCACCGAGAGCCTCAACACCTTGCGCCTCCGCCGCGTCTTCGACCTGTTCGACCGCAACGGCGACGGGGAGATCACCGTGGAGGAGATTGCGCTCGCCCTCGACCGCCTCGGCCTCGCCGCCGACCCCGCGGAGCTCAGTTCCACCGTCGCCGCCTACATCCCTCCCGGCCGCGCCGGCCTCGCCTTCGACGACTTCGAGGCGCTCCACCGCGCCCTCGGCGACGCCCTCTTCGGCGCTCCCGACGCAACAGGCGAGGAGGAGGAAGCGGCCGAGGAGGAGGACATGAGGGAGGCCTTCCAGGTGTTCGACGAGGACGGCGACGGCTTCATCTCGGCGGCGGAGCTGCAGGCGGTGCTCTCCAAGCTGGGGCTGCTGGAGGGCCAGAGCATCGCGCGTGTCCGAGAGATGATCTGCTCCGTCGACCAGAACTCCGACGGCCAGGTCGACTTCGGCGAGTTCAAGCACATGATGCAGGGCATCACCGTCTGGAGAGCCTGATCAACGGCCCATGATGCACTTCCTTTTTCTGGTtgctttccctttccctttcaatttttttctcttcGCCCCTCACCGCTTTTAAATGCTGCTGATGTTGCTCGCATCACATCAAGGACGCGTGGAGGTCTAATAGCCGTAGATTTCTAGAGCCAAGTTTGAACGCACCTTTTTCTTATCCTCTCATAATTTGTCTTTGAATGGTGTGTCGGGCGACCGATTGATTTGAGCTTTGAGGATGTGCTGCGATGCGTGATATGTTATGTTTATTAACCTGTCGAACTAAAAGGAGTCAGTGTCGTCGATCAATAACTCGTGCTACAATTCTTGTGGTTTACCAAAGTATTTTCCCACATGGGGTTATGATGAGCATATGGAGTGTTATAATCAACGTTAGATATCTTTTATATCTTTTAGACatagatatatttatatattttacacATTAGATATAGAGTTATTGTTATAGTTATATATTTTACACATTATATATCTTAAAGAGTTAtagttatatattttatttctttttacacATTAGATATTAATCTAAGAaacctcatcaattaattttaacttgaatttaaatattttagattgtcaaattaaattataaaaaagccATCATgtattaaatattaatataatggTAGTATGCCAAATTTGTTTACCGAAAACTGAGTATCCAAAATCTtatttcatatttaaaaaaatatctgaAATATTATGTCAAATAATGATATAATAGTAGTATAACAAATTTGTTAAACAAAATTGAGCATTCAAaatcttattttatatattttttaaaaatatcggATAACTTGGGTgataaaaattttgattatgaaagatttttatcttttaaaaaaaataatatttattgacgGAACCATTTCGGAGACGGTGGGGCCACCTGCCATCCAAAAGGGAGTTTTCCCATTGTTCGTTAGTCAAAGTAAGCGGCTCCACAGGAGACCCGATGACTGGTTGCCAACACTATTATTGTCCTTCAGATATAAACTTATGATGCTATGAGACAGCGAGCTTATGGGAGCATGTGGTTGTGAAACTTGGAGGAAAGTaactatgataagactcggctgacgttagCCGACGCCAACCGAATCGGAACACCGATCGAGACGCATTAACACCTACTCAGgtgcggttcttcacgccacgtcagcgcccatgtcagacgctatcaaccTATCTCCtgcaggcgggcacatcaaaTAACAGtaaacttccctataaatactctcTCGTTCATCAAAGAAGGGGGGGTCACACATACAAACACTtcttctgaaaccccctccacatcttctgctaacttgatcgtcggaggggtcgggtcgagcctcccgacccgacctttgtgcaggtgtgaaGCCGAGGGTCCCTGCCGGCCGCGCAGACGACGAGcccctgcccggaggagacgacgaccccgtcccgatcggaccatcgcactGGACCGACCCCGCGGGCTCGAGGCACGCCCCGGAGAGATCCCcgacgtccggacccgaaccgagccgcgttggccccgaggccacggctctcaaagttgtttcccacaacagttTGGCGTTAGGAcggcccggaatgtcgggtgatcacccgagcggctcagatgagcccacagttgagaggtcacacccgaccgaagcctcgggggaacatcccccgcacggagaccatcgtgacgaacaccccgccacaacctccgaacgatattggcgaatattcaatgacccgggcttgtcgccgctcgacggcgccccagccgactcaacgcccgtgtcacccgaggcctttcaggacctcgcccgtcaagtccgagctatgatggaaatggtgcaaaccattatcccgctcgtttctcatccgaCGCACCCGCCCGCGATCGAACCACTGCGACAACGCAAGGCGCTCGTTCGGGCCCACTTGACACCACCGGAaccccccacttcgcctcgggttcGACCGGCCTCGCTCGGGGATCCAGTGAAGACAAACCCGAGCGGCCGCCCGGAACCTGAAGTGCTCTCTTCGGACTCCCTGCGGGCCTAGTTGCGCTTCAtcagccagcgactcgacgaggtgcaggaagaggttcgcaggtccaagggagagccCGGGGAGaacgcacaccaagggtctcccttctCACCCGAGATACGGGACCTgacagtccccccggacttccagctcccccCTCTGGACGCTTACCATGGCTCTattgacccagcggaccatgtaactgcttttcgcgcccaaatgacgctatacggaacctctgatgccctgatgtgcaaagcgtttcctaccactctgagagggccggcccacgcgtggtatggcGGCTTGGAGACCGGAACGAACGCTTCCTTCGGCCAGCTCGCcaatgacttcgagctccacttcgtagcctGTGCACGGCCAAAGCCCTTCGCgacactgctcctcggactcaaacaaagggaggatgagcccctctcacactttgtggatcgctttgccatgcAAATCCGGGGCTTGccagacactcacccctctctgttagtgcaggcgtttgtGATAGGCctacgaccttccagattcctctggtccattgcggagcgacctcccactacggtgccagagatgctccagcgggctaaccggtacatcgcagCCGAGGCCTAGGCGACCGTGAAGAGAAGGGACGACCTCCGATCGCGGGCTCCATAAGAGAGGTCAAGCACCTACGGTGGCTACCcgatgtagtcctcatgaaaagaaatctaagccctgcctcagtctcttccgagcgaaggttcagtatctacctgaccccCTCTCGGCTCGCGGTTGGCCCTAGCTTAAACCCCTCTGACTCTACACGGCTCGGCCGTAGACTACTTGAGTCTACCTcagcgcagcctgcccgcctgagttgtgtCCCTCGGTCCGAGCTACTTCCCTCGGCCATGGACTAcctgagtccacctcagcgcagcCTGCTCGCCTGAGTTGTGTCTCTCGGCCCGAGCCACTTCCCTCGGCCGtagacacacttgcgcggccagcccgcctgcgtcgtgctcctcggccccatgctttcccgagacacacctgcgcgaccagcccgcctgcgtcgtgctcctcggccccatgctttccgggacacacctgcgcggccagcccgcctgcgtagtGCTCCTCGGCGTCATTTTCCCCGAGACCACGCCTtcgcggccagcccgtctgaaagcttaagccatgcctcggactcccgttacaacgtccgacgcatagcttctttccgggggggaatatgatgaggatagtaattatgataagactcggctgacgttagtcgacgcctcacgcctcgatcgacgcgaCTGCACTCGGTCAATCGAACCGGAATaccggccgaggcgcattaacacctaCTCAGgcgcggttcttcacgccacgccagcgcccatgtcagacgctatcagcctgcctcctgcaggtGGACTCATCAAACATCAGTAAGCttctctataaataccctctcgttcatcataGAAGGGAGGGGGGTCACACATACAAACACTTCTtcttctgaaaccccctccacatcttctgctaacttgattgtcggagggaggctcgacccgacctttgtgcaggtgcgaagccgagggtccccgcCGACCGCGCGGACGACGAGcccctgcccggaggagacgacGACCCCGTCCTGATCAGACCATCGCACCGGACCGACCCCGCGGGCTCGAGGCACGCCCCGGAGAGATCCCCGACGTCCGGACCCGAACtgagccacgtcggccccgaggccacggctctcaAAGTTGTTTCCGAAGCCACGAAATCTGCGGCAATACGAACAAACTCGAGTAATTGCAGATCGAAGATTTAAAAGAAGAGGGGTTTTGGCATGGCGTACCTAATCGCAGATGGGTCGTCGGACCACTGTTCAGTCGCGAACCACTTCAATTAGTGCGGCTCGTAGTCGCCGGGAAGATTTATCACGGTAGCAGCAACATTGGCAAGCCCAGCATTTGGCAGATCCTTCCTGAATCGGACGCCCGGTGCAAGCCCACGGCCTCCGATCGAAATCGGAACCTGCAGCACAAAAGTATGTATAATGAAATATGCATCTACACTCATGATTTCATACGAATGGCGATTCACTCAGGACAACAGAAATAATACTTGTTTTTTTAATTTAACTTTGTATCGGGCAAGCGGTTGAGGTCTTGTTATCGACCAGCTGATATCTTCAAGAATTTATCTATACACCAGCTGATACTTGTTTTCAAAGAAGTCTTGAAAGCTGTAAGAGTGAACCAATCTAGAACGCTGAAATACCTGAAAGCTAGCATTTTCAGCAGCACAGAAACAAGTGACGGGAAACAATGATGATGAATTGAGAACGTAAGGTAGAACTTACCGGATGAAGTGTATGGGAGGTGAGAATTTGGATGTTCCCATCTTTGCCAAGAAGTGGTTGGCCAGACTTATCCCTTTTGACCATGTCCTCGGCATTACCATGATCGGCGGTCACAACATAGACTCCCTCCACCTTTTCTGTTGCTTCGATTATCATCTAAAAGGATTGTTAGGTCTTCGTGATAAGAGATCTACTTGCAAATATGCCATGATGATGACAATCATCTAGAAGCTAAAACTACAGTCATGGCATTGTTCTGTAACATTGCCATGAATACATCTGATGTAGTGAACATAACAATGTGAAAAACTCCTCTTAGGAGGTATAAGCTGCATCAGTAGAGAAGAAGGAAATCACTAACAACTACATTGTTTGAAGAAACCAAAAGCAACAAAGAAAATGTAGTAGCTTGACATAAAAAGGGAACAACAGTTTATATTGTCTAATGGACTAAAAAATGCCATGCACTAAAAACATAACATTTTGCAAAATTCATCTAAACTACATCTGAAAATACTTCACTTGCCATGTTGAATTTGACCCAATCCACTAAAATATTTTAGGTGGATCAAGAAAATTCTTAGTCATAGAGTTTGCTAGTTGCAGAGTCATGACTAGCCCTATTTGATCGACAAATTAGTCCTACGCCAATTTTGGAATTTATGGAACTTAAAGATTAGTTCTCCAAGGGTTTATAAGCTTAAAATTTTACTTCAACGTCCAACAGTATTTGAACACAACCCCAAGCATTTTGTACAAAGCGTAAAGCCTAACAACAGAAGAAACACGAACTTCATAAATTTACCTTAACAGCTTCATCAGCTACCTTGCATGCCACAACAGTAGCCTTGATGTCTCCGGTATGACCTTCCATGTCTCCATTAGCTAGGTTGATGCATACCTGCAGAAAATAAATCATAAGAAAAAaacaatataaaaagaaaaacttttacAGTCCAAATGTTAATCACCTGGTGGAACTTGCCACTGAGTATAGCATCTCTTGCCCTTTCAGCAATTTCCAAAGCTTTTCATCTTGGGTTGAACATTAAAACTAATCCCCATGTCATTGGGTATCTCAACATACTCTTCCATGGATGGATCAAAATATCCTGATTGATTACCATTCCAAAAGAAGGTGACTGACCAAATTTGACAGTCTCACTGCAggtcagagaaaaaagaaagacatTTGGCATG
This genomic stretch from Musa acuminata AAA Group cultivar baxijiao chromosome BXJ3-9, Cavendish_Baxijiao_AAA, whole genome shotgun sequence harbors:
- the LOC103996972 gene encoding hydroxyacylglutathione hydrolase cytoplasmic encodes the protein MKIVHVECLEDNYAYIIVNEVSGEAAAVDPVEPDKVCWTAKQIGADLKLVLTTHHHWDHAGGNEKMKQLVPGIKVFGGSKDSVKGCTDNLENGDKLPLGPDMEILALHTPCHTMGHISYYVTSKGEDPAVFTGDTLFIAGCGKFFEGTAEQMYQSLCVTLSSLPKPTRVYCGHEYTVKNLQFASTVEPDNENISQKLLWAQNQRKEGQPTIPSTIDEELQTNPFMRVDLPEIQARVGCGTPVETLRKIRTMKDNWRG
- the LOC103996974 gene encoding probable calcium-binding protein CML27, which encodes MEGGMAAHRQLPTPAPTLGRPSPSFRLRTESLNTLRLRRVFDLFDRNGDGEITVEEIALALDRLGLAADPAELSSTVAAYIPPGRAGLAFDDFEALHRALGDALFGAPDATGEEEEAAEEEDMREAFQVFDEDGDGFISAAELQAVLSKLGLLEGQSIARVREMICSVDQNSDGQVDFGEFKHMMQGITVWRA